In Kineococcus sp. NBC_00420, a single genomic region encodes these proteins:
- the lysA gene encoding diaminopimelate decarboxylase: protein MANIAVVPAWLTPPADVNELLPQLWARTVGRDEAGTLHVGGTAVGDLARTYGTPLYVVDELDFRSRAVAFRDAFADAFADLCGGADVYYASKAFIATGIARWIAEDGLHLDAASAGELDLGLRGGILPGRIALHGNNKSRAEISAALEAGVGRIVLDSLAEIDLVAEMARERGVVAPVMLRITVGVEAHTHSYIATAHEDQKFGLSLASGRAEAAVAKILARPELHLLGLHSHIGSQIFDMGGFEVSARRLLELHQKVERDHGVELPEIDLGGGYGVAYTSEDKPLQPVEIAGRLAEIVARECLVQGIAVPRVSVEPGRAIAAPSTFTLYEVGTTKEVELEGGTRRRYVSVDGGMSDNIRTALYDADYSATVASRASTATGVLSRVVGKHCESGDVVVRDEFLPEDTTAGDLLAVPGTGAYCRSMASNYNQVPRPAVVAVRDGAAKVLVRRETPEDLLALDAG, encoded by the coding sequence GTGGCGAACATCGCCGTCGTCCCGGCCTGGCTCACGCCGCCCGCGGACGTCAACGAACTGCTCCCGCAGCTGTGGGCGCGCACCGTCGGCCGCGACGAGGCGGGGACCCTGCACGTGGGGGGCACCGCGGTCGGTGACCTCGCCCGGACCTACGGGACGCCGCTCTACGTGGTCGACGAACTCGACTTCCGCTCCCGGGCGGTCGCCTTCCGCGACGCCTTCGCCGACGCCTTCGCCGACCTCTGCGGCGGTGCCGACGTCTACTACGCCTCGAAGGCGTTCATCGCGACGGGCATCGCCCGCTGGATCGCCGAGGACGGGCTGCACCTCGACGCCGCCTCCGCCGGAGAGCTGGACCTCGGCCTCCGGGGCGGGATCCTGCCCGGCCGGATCGCGTTGCACGGCAACAACAAGTCGCGCGCCGAGATCTCCGCCGCGCTCGAGGCCGGCGTGGGGCGCATCGTCCTCGACTCCCTCGCCGAGATCGACCTCGTGGCCGAGATGGCCCGCGAGCGCGGTGTCGTCGCGCCCGTCATGCTGCGCATCACGGTCGGGGTGGAGGCGCACACGCACTCCTACATCGCGACCGCCCACGAGGACCAGAAGTTCGGGTTGTCGCTGGCCTCGGGCCGGGCCGAGGCCGCGGTCGCGAAGATCCTGGCCCGTCCGGAGCTGCACCTGCTGGGTCTGCACAGCCACATCGGCTCGCAGATCTTCGACATGGGCGGGTTCGAGGTCTCGGCCCGTCGACTGCTCGAACTGCACCAGAAGGTCGAACGCGACCACGGGGTGGAACTGCCCGAGATCGACCTCGGTGGCGGCTACGGGGTGGCCTACACCTCCGAGGACAAACCGCTGCAGCCGGTGGAGATCGCCGGCCGCCTCGCCGAGATCGTCGCCCGCGAGTGCCTCGTGCAGGGCATCGCCGTCCCGCGCGTCTCGGTCGAACCCGGTCGCGCGATCGCGGCGCCGAGCACGTTCACCCTCTACGAGGTCGGCACGACCAAGGAGGTCGAGCTCGAGGGCGGCACCCGTCGTCGCTACGTCTCCGTGGACGGCGGCATGAGCGACAACATCCGCACCGCGCTCTACGACGCGGACTACTCCGCGACCGTCGCCTCGCGCGCCTCCACCGCCACGGGCGTGCTGTCGCGCGTCGTCGGGAAGCACTGCGAGAGCGGCGACGTCGTCGTGCGGGACGAGTTCCTCCCCGAGGACACCACGGCGGGGGACCTGCTCGCGGTCCCCGGCACCGGGGCCTACTGCCGGAGCATGGCCAGCAACTACAACCAGGTGCCCCGCCCGGCGGTCGTGGCCGTGCGCGACGGGGCCGCGAAGGTCCTGGTGCGCCGCGAGACGCCCGAGGACCTGCTCGCGCTCGATGCCGGGTGA